A single genomic interval of Daucus carota subsp. sativus chromosome 1, DH1 v3.0, whole genome shotgun sequence harbors:
- the LOC108205046 gene encoding dihydrolipoyl dehydrogenase, mitochondrial, whose protein sequence is MAMASIAKRNITALVSRYSISLNALSRTFASSADENDVVVIGGGPGGYVAAIKAAQLGLKTTCIEKRGALGGTCLNVGCIPSKALLQSSHMYHEAKHTFANHGVKFSAVEVDLPAMMAQKDKAVSGLTKGVEGLFKKNKVNYVKGYGKFISPTEISVDTIEGGTTVVKGKNIIIATGSDIKSLPGVAIDEKRIVSSTGALSLSEIPKKLVVIGGGYIGLEMGSVWARLGSEVTVVEFAPDIVPTMDGEVRKQFKRTLEKQKMKFMLTTKVVSVDTSSDGVKLTLEPAAGGDQSILEADVVLISAGRTPFTSELGLDKIGVETDKMGRIPVNERFATNVPGVYAIGDVIPGPMLAHKAEEDGVACAEFLAGKVGHVDYDLVPGVVYTHPEVASVGKTEEQVKASGIKYVVGKFPMLANSRAKTIDDAEGLVKIIAEKETDKVLGVHIMAPNAGELIHEAVLAMQYGASSEDIARTCHAHPTMAEALKEAAMATYDKAIHI, encoded by the exons ATGGCGATGGCTAGTATTGCTAAAAGAAACATAACAGCCCTTGTTTCCAGATATTCCATTTCTCTCAACGCTCTTTCTAGAACCTTCGCTTCCTCTGCTGATGAAAACGACGTCGTTGTCATTGGCGGCGGCCCCGGCGGCTATGTGGCGGCTATCAAAGCTGCTCAGCTAGGGCTTAAGACAACTTGTATCGAGAAGCGTGGAGCTCTCGGGGGTACTTGTCTGAACGTCGGCTGTATCCCTTCCAAG gcaCTTCTTCAATCCTCGCACATGTATCATGAAGCGAAACATACATTTGCCAACCATGGTGTGAAGTTCTCTGCAGTTGAAGTTGATCTGCCGGCAATGATGGCTCAGAAAGATAAAGCAGTATCTGGCCTAACAAAAGGTGTTGAGggtctatttaaaaaaaacaaggtGAACTATGTTAAGGGATATGGCAAGTTTATCTCCCCGACCGAGATATCTGTGGACACTATTGAAGGGGGCACCACTGTGGTGAAAGGCAAGAATATAATAATTGCTACCGGTTCGGATATCAAGAGTCTACCTGGTGTCGCAATTGATGAAAAGAGAATTGTTTCATCAACGGGAGCTCTATCCTTATCCGAAATCCCTAAGAAACTTGTAGTAATCGGAGGTGGATATATTGGTCTTGAAATGGGTTCAGTGTGGGCCCGTCTTGGCTCAGAAGTTACTGTTGTGGAATTTGCACCAGATATTGTTCCAACAATGGATGGTGAAGTGCGTAAGCAATTCAAACGTACCCTTGAGAAGCAAAAGATGAAATTTATGCTGACAACTAAAGTGGTGTCTGTGGACACTTCCAGCGATGGTGTTAAATTGACCCTTGAACCAGCAGCTGGTGGTGACCAAAGCATTCTTGAAGCTGATGTTGTTCTGATTTCTGCTGGAAGAACTCCATTTACTAGTGAGCTTGGGTTAGACAAGATAGGAGTTGAAACTGACAAAATGGGTCGGATCCCAGTTAATGAGCGATTTGCTACCAACGTGCCAGGAGTATATGCGATTGGAGATGTTATCCCTGGACCAATGTTGGCTCACAAGGCAGAAGAAGATGGGGTTGCATGTGCAGAATTCCTTGCAGGAAAAGTAGGTCATGTGGACTATGATCTGGTTCCTGGTGTAGTTTATACGCACCCTGAGGTGGCATCTGTTGGGAAGACCGAAGAGCAGGTTAAGGCATCAGGGATTAAATATGTCGTCGGAAAATTTCCCATGCTAGCAAACAGCAGGGCCAAGACTATTGACGATGCAGAAGGACTGGTCAAGATAATTGCTGAGAAGGAGACGGATAAGGTATTAGGTGTGCACATCATGGCACCAAATGCTGGGGAGCTTATTCACGAGGCCGTGCTGGCTATGCAGTATGGTGCATCAAGTGAGGATATTGCACGCACATGTCATGCACATCCAACAATGGCCGAGGCCTTGAAGGAGGCTGCCATGGCCACTTATGATAAGGCCATTCACATTTAG